In Magnetococcales bacterium, the DNA window CGCTCTCCTCTTCAGCGTAGTGTGGGTGGATCCCGACAGTGGCATACAGGTTGGGAAACCTTTCGGCCATGGCACAGAGGCGCCCCGCATCCTTCAAACGTGTGCCCACCGTCGTGACAAAACCAACACCTGCGGACTGGGCGTCTAAAAATACCTGCTCCCACTCTCCCTGAAAATCCGGAAAATCGAGGTGGGCGTGGCTGTCAGCAAAAACCATGGCGCTGCTCATGCGTTCATCTCTCTCCAGATGGGGCCTTGCCACTCTTTCCTGGCGCCGTTTTATGGGTAACCTGCTCTTTCTCTGGACTCTTCTTTCTGCGCACACGCCGCCGACGTTTGCGTTTCTCCCCCTCTCCTTCGGCAACCTTCACCTCAGCCCTCGCCTCGGGCTTCGCTTCGGGCCGTGGCACAGACCGTTTTCCGGAAGAGGCTTTTTCACCTCTCCTTGCAGCAGGGGCCGCACCGGAAGGGGCGGAGAGAGGAAGAGGGTTCATGACCGGGAGTTCCAACTCCTCCACGACCGCATCACTCTCCTCAGCCACATCCGGATCACCGGCTGGCCGATCTTCCGGATTGACGTAGGTCAGTTCGGCAATAGTCAAGTTTGCCCTGCCCCCGGTTTCGTCACAAAATTGAACCTCCGCTGTGCCACGGATGGGATGAATGTTGCGGATCTGCACCTCCCGGCCATCCTGCGTGCGCATTCGGCAGTTGACCTTGGGCAATGTACCGCGCAACGTCCGGTACAGTTCATTTTCATAACCCAGACAACACATCAGGCGTCCACACACACCGGAAATGGCATCCGGGTTGAGGGACAACTCCTGATTTTTGGCCATTCTGACCGAAACCGGGTAAAATTTGTCCAAATGTCCCGCACAGCAAAAAGTCCGGCCACAGGGCCCGAGACCATTCAGCAACCGGGTCTCATCCCGCACCCCGATTTGCCGCATCTCCACCCGCATCTGGAAATGCCGGGCCAGGATACGAACCAATTCCCGAAAATCGACGCGATTTTCTGCTGTGAAATAAAAGATCGCCTTGGTGCCATCCGGCATGAAGGTGACCTTGGAAAGCTTCATGGCCAGACCCAGTTGGCGGATACTCTCTTTGCAGAGTATGCGTGCCTGGAGTTCCCTCTCCTGACACCATTGCCGCCGTTCGTACTCCTCCCCGTCAAGGGCCCGTTTGATCTGCTTGATCGGACCGGGATAGAGGCGTTCCTGAGCTGGCATCTCCTCCTGGTGGGAGGCAAAAACCACCACGCCGTTCTCTTCGCCGTGCGAGGTTTGCACCACAACGTTTCCGTTGGCTTGCAACATCTGCATCCTGGCTCCTACCCGATACACCATGCAGGAGTGCGGCAAACGGATCCCGACGATCTGCCACACCTCACCTGGAGGAACAGGGACCGGATCCTCACGGACCATGGGTTCCAAAATGACATCCGGAGGAGCAGTCAAATCCTCCCAGGAGTCGTCCGGCCCATCCTCGGCATCCAGCTTTAAATCAACCGGGATATCTGTAACCGTCTCCTGTGCATCCATTGTGAACGCCACCTTGTCCATCTGCGCTGCACCCATTTACACGTGTAATTGTTCGGCACCATTTGAACAAGAGATTGGATATGAAAGCCTTTGTCAGGGCTTCGCCCCGAACTCCACCTGGATTCTGCCTGAAGCCATGCCAGGGAGCCCACATCCTGGACACCGATGCGTGGCCGGGTGGCGGATCATTGCCTTAAATTTCTGTTATCATTCAGAAGGAAGCGCCCCGCCAACGCGCCAAATGGATCAACAACGTCTCCATGACCATCTGCCGATTCAGATTGAAGGTTTCCGCCTGTCGAAACATCTCCCGGCTTTTTCGGCCCAGGTCAAGGGCCAGGATTGCCGAACCCCCTGTCTGCCAACAGGAAACGCTCTCCCGGATATTATCCCGGAACCACGCCATGAGAAAGGCCTGGGCCAACAGAAATCGTTCGGGTTGCTTTTTGTGCGTCCAAAATGCGGCGATCTCACAAAGCGCCGCCAACGAACAGCGTGGCAATTTTTCCATATCCAGATAGAACCTATCTTTCAATTCCTTGAAATCACTAGTACATAGTTGGATCAACCGACTGACGCTCCCTTCGGCATGGTTGATCGCTTCATCGCGGGTTTCCTGGTCCATGTCTGCCAGTTGTCTGGATGCCACCTGCATCAACTCTTCCCGGCTCAGGGGAAAGAAACGGATCATCTGGCAGCGTGACCGGATGGTCGGCAACAAAGCTCCCAAACGACGGGTGTTCAAAACAAGCAGTGAACCGGGCGGGGGCTCTTCAAGGGTTTTCAGGAGGGCATGCGCGGCCCCTTCATTCATCAAGGCAGCGTCATCCACGATGGCCACCTTGCATCCGGCCTCCAGGGGGGTCAGCGCAAGAAAACTACATAGTTCACGAATTTGTTCGACCACAATTCGGGTTTTCAGCTTTTCACCGGAACCCGCATCCTCCGCCTCCCGACCATCGCCAGAAGCGGACAACAACCCCACCCGCACCAGGTCCGGATGGTATCCCCCCATGACCTTGTCGTGGATGGTGCGACACCTTTCACAGCGACCACACCCCGAACAGCCCATCCCGGCGCCGCTTCGAGTCTGCTGGTGACAAAAGAGCGCCGCTGCAAAGGCGCAAGCCACGCTCGCCTTGCCAATGCCGGAAGGACCGGAAAAAATCATGGCATGCGGCACGCGCCCGCTCTGCAAAAAACCCTGCAATCGCGCCAATGCCTCCCGATGTCCGCAGATACTCTCAAATCCTGGAGTGGACATCACCAAGCCTTGCCTGAATCTGCTGAAAAATCACCTCAGGGGATTGCGAGGCATCCACAAGATGAATCCTTTCCGGCTCCTGGCGGGCAAGGTGCAAAAAACCCTCCCGGACCCGACGATGAAACGCCAGGTTTTCTTGATCCAGTCGCGTCAAAAGGGTCAAGCGGTGGTGGCATCTTGTCAAACCTGTTTCGGGGTCAACGTCCAACAAGATGGTCAGGTCCGGCACAAGGCCACCTCTGGCCAGCGCCCCCAGGCGCACGATCATTTCCGAATCCAGACCACGACCATAGCCCTGATAAGCCAGCGTACTGTCTTGGAAACGGTCACACAACACCCAGGTTCCCCGGATCAACGCAGGACGGATGACCTCGCCAACATGCTGGGCACGCGCCGCAAGAATCAGATACAACTCTGTCTCGGCGCACACCCCTTCCGCATCACCGGCCAGGAACAACTCCCGGATACGCTCCGCCAAGGGCGAACCGCCCGGCTCCCGAGTGGCATGCACCACAACGCCCCGGGAGTGCAGGAACTGGGACAGCATCGCGATTTGCGTGGATTTGCCGGCTCCCTCAACCCCCTCAAAGGTGATGAAACGGCCACGCATGCCCCCCCCCTTCCTGCCGCCCTCAGCGACCACCTGGATGCTGGAAGCGCACAACATTTTTATTGTGCTCGGACAGATTACGCGAAAAAATGTGCGTCCCATCACCCCGGGAGACGAAATAAAGATCCTCGCTCTCCTCTGGATGCAGGGCGGCATGGATGGAGGCCCGACCCGGATTGCAGATCGGTGTCGGTGGAAGTCCAGGAATGGTATACGTGTTATAAGGCGTGGGCGCCAACAGTTGGGCCCGGGTCAAAGAACCCATGAAATTGGGAATCCCGTAAACGACGGTCGGGTCACTTTGCAACTTCATTTTGCGCCGCAGGCGATTGTGGAACACCCCGGAGACATGGGGCCGTTCCGCAGCGTTGCCCGTCTCTTTTTCGATCATGGAAGCGATGATCAGGGTCTCGTAGATCGACAGGGTATACCCGGGAGGACGTGTCATCCACTCCTGATCCAAAACCTTTTTGCCCTGAGTGACCATGCGCAGAATGATATCGTCCTTCGGATCCTTGATGCGATAGTAGTAGGTGTTCGGGAACAGAAAGCCCTCCAGGGAGTGGGCCTCCAGCCCCAAACGCGCAGGCAGGCCCGGGTCAGCCACAGCCATCGCAGCTTCCAGGAGATCCTTTTTTTTTAGGTGATCGGCAACCTCTCGCAGCGTCAACCCCTCCGCAATCACCAGCTTCCCTTTGGCGACATCGCCACGCCGGAGACGATCAAGAATCGCATCAACACGCATCCCCTTTTCAAAACGGTAATACCCGGCCTGAAAAAGGATCGAATCGCGCACCACGCCCAGAAGCACGAACCACGTTGGCGAGGATACGATTCCCAACTGCGCCAATTCGTGGGCTGTCTTTTGTATTCCCCACCCCTTTTGAACGGCCAATTCGACAGACCCCGGAACCTCGTACTCCCGAAAGCCCCTGAAATCTTTATAGAGATAACTGGAGACAATGAAAGATCCGAGGACAACCCCACCCATGGTGATAAGACGCCAATTGTCGAAGAACCGTTTCAAGGAGGGCTCAATCGTAACGCTTCAGCACCAATGAAGCGTTCGTCCCTCCAAATCCGAAAGAGTTGGACATGGCGTATTCCAGTTTCTTTTCCCTGGCGGTATGCGGCACATAGTCCAGATCGCATCCGGCTTCAATATCGGGCGCATCGAGGTTGATCGTGGGGGGAACGACGCCATGATGCAGCGCCAAGGCCGTAAAGATGGCCTCCACGCCACCGGCGGCGCCCAGGAGATGACCGGTCATGGACTTCGTGGAGCAAACCATGACCCGTTTGGCATCTTCTGCGCCAAAGACTCTCTTGATGGCCATCGTCTCCACCACATCTCCCAGGGGGGTGGAGGTACCATGGGCATTGATATGGTTGATCTTGTCTGGAGAGATACGCGCATCATCCAGGGCGGACTTCATGCACCGCGCCGCTCCGTCGCCATCAGGATCCGGGGCCGTGATATGGTGGGCATCGCCGGACATGCCGAAACCGCACACCTCGGCATAAATTCTCGCTCCCCGTTTCCTGGCGGATTCAAGCTCTTCGAGAACCACCACTCCTGCCCCTTCAGAAGGGACAAAGCCGTCGCGATCCCGATCCCAGGGCCGTGAGGCCGCCTGGGGATCGTCGTTGCGGCTGGAAAGGGCCTTGGCCGCAGCGAACCCGCCAACGCCGAGCTCACACAAGGCAGCCTCCGCACCACCGGCCAGCATGACATCGGCCTCCCCCCGTTTGATGATACGCATGCCGTCGCCGATGGCATGACTGCCCGTGGCACAAGCCGTCACGACGGAGTGGTTGGGGCCTTTGAGGCCATATTTGATGGCGACATGCCCGGAGATCAGATTGGAGAGGGACATGGGAATGAAGAAGGGGGAGATCCGACGTGGTCCTTTTTCCTTCAGGGCCCAAGCCTGATTTTGTATGGATATGAGGCCGCCGATGCCGGAGCCGATAATAGTACCGATGCGCGTGGCATTTTCTTCGCTGACGGTCAGGCCGCTGTCTTCCCAAGCGAACTGGGCCGCAACCAGGCCGAAGTGAATAAAAAGATCCATTTTTTTGATCTCTTTTTTGGGGATCCAATCTTCGGGATTGAAATCCCTGCACTCTCCGGCAATGCGTGTGGAATACTCCTCGGCGTTGAAGCGGGTGATGGGGCCGATGCCTGACCTGCCCGCCAGCAAGGCCGACCAAGTCTTCTCGTTGCCGGTGCCGCAAGGGGTAATCAGACCCACCCCGGTGATGACCACTCTACGATCCACAGGAGGCTCTCCCAAAAAATGAGCGCCAGCCGCTCGGCAGACGAGGCTGACGCTGCAAATTGACTTGTTTCAAGATCAAGATGCGAGGCGCGCTGCGATATAGTCAACGGCCTGTTTGACGGTTGTGATTTTTTCGGCATCCTCGTCAGGAATTTCGCAACCAAACTCCTCTTCAAGGGCCATGACCAGCTCAACTGTATCCAGAGAGTCTGCCCCGAGGTCATCCACAAAGTTGGACTCTTCGGTCACCATATTTGCATCCACACCCAACTGATCGATCACGGTCTTAATGACGCGCTGTGCAATATCGCTCATGAGATCTTATCCCTTCTATCTGCAATTTTTGATGACAAAACCAGACCGCATGCACGGGGAAACCAGACAAAACATCTTCAACAACAACAGGCAATCCATCAAGACATGTACATGCCGCCATTGACGTGAATGGTCTCCCCCGTGATGTAACCGGCCTCATCCGAGGCCAAAAAAGCAATCGCGTAGGCCACATCCTCTGCCCGCCCCATGGCCCCCAGGGGTATTTGCGCCAGCATGGCTTCTTTTGCCGTCGCACCCAGCACATCGGTCATACGGGTCTGGATGAAACCAGGCGCCACACAATTGGCTGTCACTCCGCGCGATGCCACTTCCCGGGCCAAGCTCTTGGTAAAGCCCATCAAACCTGCCTTGCTGGCCGCATAATTGGCCTGGCCGGCATTGCCCGTAACGCCGACAACCGAGGCAACACTGATGATGCGCCCATAGCGCGCCTTCATCATGGAACGAAGAACCATACGGGTCAGATGGAAGGCACTGGTGAGGTTGATGTTCAGCACATCATCCCACTCGGAATCCTTCATCCGGATCATCAGGTTGTCACGGGTGATGCCCGCATTGTTCACCAGAATGTCGATGCGACCGAATCGTTCTGTAGCTTGTTTGACCACCTCTTCGAGGCGGGAGCGTGAGGCCATATCCGCCTCGTATCCTTCCGCCTCGGCGGAGAGGGCCCGCACCTCCTGCAAGACCTCCGGGATCTTCTGAGCCTCATTGCTGGTGATGATAAGCTTCGCCCCGCGACGGGCAAGTTCCAACGCCGTCACCCTTCCGATTCCACTGGTCGAACCCGTAACAAGGGCAACGCGATCTTTCATAAGCATGGCAGACCCTGAACATGTTGCTTAAGTGGAAGGGGATCAAGCCGCAGGCAGGGCTGCCAGATCCTCAGGACCAGAAACATTGAAAACGGCCAAATTTTTATCGATCCGCTTGACCATGCCACTCAAAACCTTGCCGGTTCCCAGTTCGATAAAAAGATCCACGCCCAGGGCGACCAACCGGTGGATGATCGCCTCCCACATGACAGGCGCCGTAATAGCCTGTACAAGGCCCTTGCGCACCTCGTCGCCGAGGGACACCTCACGGGCTGTCACGTTGGAAACCAGGGGCGCAGAGAGATCCTTGAACGATATCTTCTCCATGGCCGCAGACATCTGCCGGGCCGCAGGCTCCATGAGAGGGCAATGAAAGGGGGCAGAGACGGCCAACATGACCGAGCGCTTGGCTCCTGCTCCCTTGGCCATCTCCACAGCCTTCTCCACAGCATGTTTGTGGCCGGAAATGACAATCTGGGCCGAGGAGTTGTAGTTGGCGGCAACACACACCCCACCGGTTTCGGCTTGCGACTGGCGACACACTTCCTCGACCTGCGCTGCGGGGAGATTGAGTATGGCAGCCATGGCCCCGACACCCACCGGAACAGCCTGTTGCATGGACTGCCCGCGCAACCGGACCAGCGCCACCGCCTCGGCAAACGTGATGCCACCTGCGGCACAAACAGCCGCATACTCCCCCAGCGAGTGGCCAGCGACATAATCCGGTCGCAATCCGGTTTTGGAGAGAACCAACCGAAAGGCCGCCATGGCCGTCGTCACCAGGGCAGGCTGTGTATTTTCCGTCAAGGTCAGCTTTGCCTCCGGTCCCTCCAGCATCAACCGACTCAAGGAAAAACCCAGCACCCGGTCGGCTTCGGAAAACACGTCGCCGATCAGCTCACCGCAGGCCAACAAGGCCTGCCCCATGCCCACAGCCTGGGCTCCTTGCCCCGGAAACAGGAAGGCTCTCTTTCCCATAGCTTAAATCCTTTCAAACAATCCCGGAGGAACGGGGCGACCCAACCGTCGGTCCACACCTCGAAAAACACGGGCACTGGGGATTCCCTGCCACTCAGGGAAAACAAGGCCCTTGACCTGGACCTCATTGCGCAGACGTAAATATAAGGTTCAAACCATTCACGCAAGGGATCATGGGAAAAGAGGTAAATTTTTCCCAAACTCCTGCACTCTCCCAGCCCAGGAATCGCTCTTTCGGCTCAGGAAGATCGTCGGATCAGGCTGTCCTTGATCGAATCCAATTCGATAAACTCATCGGCCTGGCGGCGCAGCTCATCGGCGATCATGGGCGGATGGGTCACCAGGGAGCTGACCACGGTAACCTGTTTGCCAAGGTTTTGTACGGCCTCGACGATGGAGCGAAAATCACCGTCACCAGAAAAAAGGACGGCATGATCATAATAAGGCGCCATACTGATCATGCCCACAGCGATTTCGATATCCATGTTGCCCTTGGTTCTCTTGTTCCCGGTGACGGGATCCACATACTCCTTGATGGGTTTGGTCACAACGGTATAGCCATTGTAGGCAAGCCAATCCACCAGAGGGCGAATGGGAGAGTACTCCTGGTCATCCCCCAGCGCCGTATAATAGTAGGCGCGCACCAGCCGGCACCGGGCATGGAAGTAGTCAAGCAGCTTTTTGTAATCAAAATCAAATCCAAGGGAACGAATAGCCGCATACAGATTGGACCCATCAATGAAGACAGCCACTTTTTCATCCTGATAAAACATTCGTGAAATCCTTTGTTTGGAAGAGGGCAGCACACCGGATAACGATGCCATGGTTTCCTCATCCTCCCGACACTGCCCAGGCAAGAACTGCCGCAAAGCTCACGACAGGAGAGGATGCGTCCAAAAAAAATCCCGCACTCGGATATAAAGAGGCGCCGAAGGGGGTGGGTGTCCGAGCGACAAAAAACAAAACCATCCAGTCAATGCAGCAAAGAAATGATTGGAGCGGGAGAGGGGAGTCGAACCCCCGACATCAACCTTGGCAAGGTTGCGCTCTACCCCTGAGCTACTCCCGCACACCAGAGACGCGCAGACACATCAGGAAATTGTGGAGGCCGGGGTGGGATT includes these proteins:
- the fabF gene encoding beta-ketoacyl-ACP synthase II; the encoded protein is MDRRVVITGVGLITPCGTGNEKTWSALLAGRSGIGPITRFNAEEYSTRIAGECRDFNPEDWIPKKEIKKMDLFIHFGLVAAQFAWEDSGLTVSEENATRIGTIIGSGIGGLISIQNQAWALKEKGPRRISPFFIPMSLSNLISGHVAIKYGLKGPNHSVVTACATGSHAIGDGMRIIKRGEADVMLAGGAEAALCELGVGGFAAAKALSSRNDDPQAASRPWDRDRDGFVPSEGAGVVVLEELESARKRGARIYAEVCGFGMSGDAHHITAPDPDGDGAARCMKSALDDARISPDKINHINAHGTSTPLGDVVETMAIKRVFGAEDAKRVMVCSTKSMTGHLLGAAGGVEAIFTALALHHGVVPPTINLDAPDIEAGCDLDYVPHTAREKKLEYAMSNSFGFGGTNASLVLKRYD
- the fabD gene encoding ACP S-malonyltransferase, which encodes MGKRAFLFPGQGAQAVGMGQALLACGELIGDVFSEADRVLGFSLSRLMLEGPEAKLTLTENTQPALVTTAMAAFRLVLSKTGLRPDYVAGHSLGEYAAVCAAGGITFAEAVALVRLRGQSMQQAVPVGVGAMAAILNLPAAQVEEVCRQSQAETGGVCVAANYNSSAQIVISGHKHAVEKAVEMAKGAGAKRSVMLAVSAPFHCPLMEPAARQMSAAMEKISFKDLSAPLVSNVTAREVSLGDEVRKGLVQAITAPVMWEAIIHRLVALGVDLFIELGTGKVLSGMVKRIDKNLAVFNVSGPEDLAALPAA
- the fabG gene encoding 3-oxoacyl-[acyl-carrier-protein] reductase — protein: MLMKDRVALVTGSTSGIGRVTALELARRGAKLIITSNEAQKIPEVLQEVRALSAEAEGYEADMASRSRLEEVVKQATERFGRIDILVNNAGITRDNLMIRMKDSEWDDVLNINLTSAFHLTRMVLRSMMKARYGRIISVASVVGVTGNAGQANYAASKAGLMGFTKSLAREVASRGVTANCVAPGFIQTRMTDVLGATAKEAMLAQIPLGAMGRAEDVAYAIAFLASDEAGYITGETIHVNGGMYMS
- the acpP gene encoding acyl carrier protein, producing the protein MSDIAQRVIKTVIDQLGVDANMVTEESNFVDDLGADSLDTVELVMALEEEFGCEIPDEDAEKITTVKQAVDYIAARLAS
- the mltG gene encoding endolytic transglycosylase MltG, encoding MKRFFDNWRLITMGGVVLGSFIVSSYLYKDFRGFREYEVPGSVELAVQKGWGIQKTAHELAQLGIVSSPTWFVLLGVVRDSILFQAGYYRFEKGMRVDAILDRLRRGDVAKGKLVIAEGLTLREVADHLKKKDLLEAAMAVADPGLPARLGLEAHSLEGFLFPNTYYYRIKDPKDDIILRMVTQGKKVLDQEWMTRPPGYTLSIYETLIIASMIEKETGNAAERPHVSGVFHNRLRRKMKLQSDPTVVYGIPNFMGSLTRAQLLAPTPYNTYTIPGLPPTPICNPGRASIHAALHPEESEDLYFVSRGDGTHIFSRNLSEHNKNVVRFQHPGGR
- a CDS encoding dTMP kinase; this encodes MRGRFITFEGVEGAGKSTQIAMLSQFLHSRGVVVHATREPGGSPLAERIRELFLAGDAEGVCAETELYLILAARAQHVGEVIRPALIRGTWVLCDRFQDSTLAYQGYGRGLDSEMIVRLGALARGGLVPDLTILLDVDPETGLTRCHHRLTLLTRLDQENLAFHRRVREGFLHLARQEPERIHLVDASQSPEVIFQQIQARLGDVHSRI
- a CDS encoding NYN domain-containing protein, producing the protein MFYQDEKVAVFIDGSNLYAAIRSLGFDFDYKKLLDYFHARCRLVRAYYYTALGDDQEYSPIRPLVDWLAYNGYTVVTKPIKEYVDPVTGNKRTKGNMDIEIAVGMISMAPYYDHAVLFSGDGDFRSIVEAVQNLGKQVTVVSSLVTHPPMIADELRRQADEFIELDSIKDSLIRRSS